The following proteins come from a genomic window of Desulfuromonas sp. TF:
- a CDS encoding TerC family protein gives MNSLWMWIGFNLFVLVLLALDLGVLHRKGKEVGIREALLLSLGYFVLALIFGAGVYHFLGANSGVEFLTGYLLEKSLSVDNIFVFVLIFSHFQVPAQYQHRVLFWGILGALVMRAALILTGAAIIEAFHWVIYIFGAFLIFTGGKMLVTINQEPDMEGNRLVRLVRRRFRVTEGYEGNRFFIRRDGLLYFTPLMVVLILVEVSDVVFALDSIPAIFAITTDPFIVYTSNVFAILGLRALYFALVGIIHRFHYLKYGLSLVLMVVGAKMLINAAFGKVIPTEAALLITALLIGGSMLVSVIKTRRLPKEIGTAEAVHGWVPGSPAREESGKDTLDTKK, from the coding sequence GTGAACTCCCTCTGGATGTGGATCGGATTCAACCTCTTCGTCCTCGTGCTGCTCGCCCTGGATCTCGGCGTGCTCCACCGCAAAGGCAAGGAGGTGGGGATTCGCGAGGCGCTGCTGCTCAGTCTTGGCTACTTCGTCCTGGCGCTGATCTTCGGCGCCGGAGTCTATCATTTCCTCGGAGCGAACTCCGGAGTCGAGTTTTTAACCGGTTATCTGCTGGAGAAGAGCCTGAGCGTCGACAACATCTTCGTCTTCGTCCTGATCTTCAGCCATTTTCAGGTTCCGGCGCAGTACCAGCACCGCGTTCTGTTTTGGGGGATTCTCGGTGCCCTGGTGATGCGTGCCGCGCTGATTTTGACCGGGGCGGCGATCATCGAAGCCTTCCACTGGGTCATCTACATCTTCGGCGCTTTCCTCATCTTCACCGGGGGCAAGATGCTGGTGACGATCAACCAGGAACCCGACATGGAGGGGAACCGCCTGGTCCGCCTGGTGCGCCGCCGGTTCCGGGTGACGGAAGGGTATGAAGGAAACAGGTTCTTCATCCGCCGTGACGGCCTGCTCTACTTCACTCCGCTGATGGTGGTTCTGATCCTGGTGGAAGTCTCCGACGTGGTGTTCGCGCTCGACTCCATCCCGGCCATCTTCGCCATCACCACCGACCCGTTCATCGTATATACGTCCAACGTCTTCGCCATCCTGGGGCTGCGGGCGCTCTACTTCGCCCTGGTCGGCATCATCCACCGCTTCCATTACCTCAAGTACGGCCTTTCGCTGGTGCTCATGGTCGTTGGGGCGAAGATGCTGATCAATGCGGCTTTCGGCAAGGTCATCCCCACCGAGGCTGCGCTGCTGATCACCGCGCTGCTGATAGGCGGCTCCATGCTGGTGTCGGTGATCAAGACCCGGAGGCTGCCGAAAGAGATCGGCACCGCAGAAGCCGTTCACGGGTGGGTGCCGGGGAGTCCGGCAAGAGAAGAATCTGGCAAGGACACGCTGGATACAAAAAAATGA
- the ccsB gene encoding c-type cytochrome biogenesis protein CcsB, translated as MLSGQIFNAVTIVYFAAMILFITYMATRSRTVALTATVLAWSGFAIHTIALGLRWYESYQMLGEHGRAPLSNLYESVVFFSWSILLTYLLVDLKYRQRAVGAFVIPVAFLGMTWAQLGLDSAIDPLVPALQSNWLTYHVITCFLGYAAFAVACGVSIMYLLKANKDKSGNSSSKGGLMAALPDARILDDINYKAIMIGFPLLSLGIITGAAWANYAWGTYWSWDPKETWSLIVWFIYAAFLHARFTRGWVGRKAAWLSITGFAATIFCYLGVNLLLSGLHSYGG; from the coding sequence ATGTTGAGCGGCCAAATCTTCAATGCGGTCACGATCGTCTACTTTGCGGCAATGATTTTGTTTATCACCTATATGGCCACACGGTCGAGGACAGTTGCGCTCACCGCCACAGTTCTGGCCTGGTCCGGTTTCGCGATTCACACCATCGCTTTGGGTCTGCGCTGGTACGAGTCATACCAGATGCTCGGCGAACATGGTCGTGCGCCCCTCTCCAACCTTTATGAGTCTGTAGTCTTCTTCTCATGGTCGATCCTGCTCACGTACCTGTTGGTCGATCTGAAATACAGGCAGCGGGCTGTCGGCGCATTCGTGATTCCGGTTGCTTTTCTCGGCATGACGTGGGCACAACTCGGCCTTGATTCGGCGATCGATCCGCTCGTTCCTGCCCTGCAAAGCAACTGGCTCACTTATCACGTCATCACCTGCTTTCTTGGTTATGCCGCATTCGCCGTGGCCTGCGGAGTCTCCATCATGTATCTGCTCAAGGCCAATAAGGATAAAAGCGGAAATTCCTCTTCGAAAGGCGGTTTGATGGCGGCTCTTCCGGACGCCCGAATTCTGGACGATATCAACTACAAGGCGATCATGATCGGTTTTCCCCTGCTTTCCCTGGGGATCATCACCGGCGCTGCCTGGGCCAATTACGCCTGGGGGACCTACTGGAGCTGGGACCCGAAGGAGACCTGGAGTCTCATCGTGTGGTTCATCTATGCGGCTTTCCTGCACGCCCGCTTCACCCGCGGGTGGGTCGGGCGAAAAGCGGCGTGGCTTTCCATCACCGGTTTTGCGGCGACCATTTTCTGTTACCTGGGAGTCAACCTGCTCCTCTCTGGATTGCACAGCTACGGGGGATGA
- a CDS encoding hemolysin family protein, with protein MEKIGLELFIVLLLILANGFFAGAELAIVSVRRGRIAQLAAEGSRRAKLVEQLLSDPHRFLATVQIGVTLVGTAASAVGGAAAVEVIKPLLQQVPIRLVANAAEPLALFLVVGFIAYLSLILGELVPKALALEYSDRIALGVARPIRFLARIGGIPVFILTLSSQAVLRLLGIKASGEQAFITKEEIEHLVAEGRQAGTVTPGEQEFIRNVFEFSQTQVREVMVPRPRIVALDLEGDQELILKTVLNGQYSRYPVYRGEIENVIGFIHAKDLLGRAVQAQTVDVESLLRPAFFVPETKRTNDLLREMQRRHLHMAIVVDEYGGLSGIVTTEDLLEELVGEIEDEHDIGGPKRIQPIKDGGYMVDAFLTLNDLEGLLGVRFPEGVPYDTLSGLILFELGHIPVEGEKVKWGDYLLTCVKVSQTAIRRVKIEPAGLEKTWKE; from the coding sequence GTGGAAAAAATCGGACTCGAACTCTTTATCGTCCTGTTGCTCATTCTGGCCAACGGCTTTTTCGCCGGAGCGGAACTCGCCATCGTCTCGGTTCGCCGCGGCCGGATCGCACAATTGGCGGCCGAGGGAAGCAGACGGGCCAAACTCGTGGAGCAACTTCTCTCCGACCCTCACCGCTTCCTGGCCACGGTCCAGATCGGCGTTACCTTGGTGGGAACAGCGGCGTCCGCCGTTGGGGGCGCCGCCGCGGTCGAGGTTATCAAGCCGCTTTTGCAGCAGGTCCCGATTCGCCTTGTCGCTAATGCCGCTGAACCTCTTGCCCTTTTTCTGGTGGTCGGCTTTATCGCCTATCTCTCCCTGATTCTCGGAGAGCTGGTGCCCAAGGCTCTAGCTTTGGAATATTCGGACCGGATCGCTCTCGGCGTAGCCCGTCCGATTCGTTTCCTGGCCCGGATCGGGGGTATCCCGGTCTTTATTCTGACGCTGTCGAGCCAGGCGGTTCTGCGTCTGCTGGGGATCAAGGCATCCGGGGAGCAGGCCTTCATCACGAAAGAAGAAATCGAGCACTTGGTGGCCGAAGGCCGTCAGGCCGGGACGGTTACCCCCGGCGAGCAGGAGTTCATTCGCAATGTATTCGAGTTCTCCCAGACCCAGGTGAGGGAGGTCATGGTGCCTCGCCCCCGCATCGTGGCGCTGGATCTGGAAGGGGATCAAGAGCTGATCCTGAAAACGGTCCTTAACGGTCAATATTCACGCTACCCGGTCTATCGGGGCGAGATCGAGAACGTGATCGGCTTCATCCATGCCAAGGATCTGCTGGGGCGGGCGGTGCAGGCCCAGACCGTGGACGTGGAGAGCCTCCTACGGCCTGCCTTCTTTGTCCCGGAGACGAAAAGAACCAACGACCTTCTGCGGGAGATGCAGCGTCGCCACCTTCACATGGCGATCGTCGTTGACGAATATGGCGGGCTCAGTGGAATCGTCACGACCGAGGACCTGCTGGAGGAGTTGGTTGGCGAGATCGAGGATGAGCATGATATAGGAGGGCCGAAGCGTATCCAGCCCATTAAAGATGGGGGCTACATGGTCGACGCATTTCTTACTCTCAATGATCTGGAGGGACTGCTCGGAGTGCGTTTCCCTGAAGGTGTACCCTATGACACCCTTTCCGGGCTGATTCTCTTCGAACTGGGGCATATCCCTGTGGAAGGCGAAAAGGTGAAGTGGGGCGATTACCTTCTGACGTGCGTCAAAGTCTCCCAGACGGCGATCCGCAGGGTCAAGATCGAACCGGCAGGCCTGGAGAAAACCTGGAAAGAATAA
- a CDS encoding universal stress protein has product MPTDFSDASRQALAATTFLAPGAGIDLLHVYGIWGEEQLSMAGAVEKAEQYRQRTELWAMTSMDRWRLDIDLAGHPVEQHVRKGYASSGTVQFAADRKNDLVVMGTVRRTGVSNVLIGNVTDHVLRTAPCDILIVPQNA; this is encoded by the coding sequence GTGCCAACCGACTTCTCTGATGCGTCGCGGCAGGCCCTAGCCGCCACAACTTTTCTGGCACCTGGAGCCGGCATCGATCTGCTGCATGTGTACGGGATCTGGGGAGAGGAGCAGTTGAGCATGGCCGGTGCGGTCGAAAAAGCGGAACAGTACCGGCAGCGAACCGAATTATGGGCGATGACATCAATGGACAGATGGCGGCTGGATATCGACCTCGCCGGGCATCCTGTCGAGCAGCATGTGCGAAAGGGATACGCCTCCTCCGGAACCGTCCAGTTTGCCGCGGACCGTAAAAACGATCTAGTCGTCATGGGGACCGTCCGCCGCACGGGCGTTTCCAATGTCCTGATCGGCAATGTCACCGATCATGTTTTACGCACGGCACCATGTGACATTCTTATCGTTCCGCAAAACGCCTGA
- a CDS encoding type II toxin-antitoxin system Phd/YefM family antitoxin: protein MTTITATEARKSLYKLLDEVSESHEPVQITGKRGNAVLIAEDDWRAVQETLYLHSVPGMKESIVEGMNTPVDECDEDLDW, encoded by the coding sequence ATGACTACTATTACGGCGACTGAAGCAAGGAAAAGCCTCTATAAACTTCTCGATGAAGTTTCCGAATCGCATGAGCCTGTACAAATCACCGGTAAGCGCGGCAATGCGGTCCTGATCGCTGAAGACGATTGGCGGGCGGTTCAGGAGACGCTCTATCTCCATTCTGTGCCGGGCATGAAGGAATCAATTGTTGAGGGGATGAATACCCCTGTCGATGAGTGCGACGAGGACCTTGACTGGTGA
- a CDS encoding Txe/YoeB family addiction module toxin, whose protein sequence is MSWRIVFTKQAQKDAKKLSASGLKPKAEKLLGVLAENPYQTPPPYEKLVGDLAGAYSRRINIQHRLVYQVLEETRTVKMLRMWTHYE, encoded by the coding sequence GTGAGTTGGCGGATCGTTTTTACCAAGCAAGCCCAGAAGGATGCGAAGAAATTATCGGCTTCAGGACTGAAGCCGAAAGCCGAAAAGCTGCTTGGTGTCCTAGCGGAGAATCCATATCAGACCCCGCCTCCGTATGAGAAGCTTGTTGGCGATTTGGCTGGAGCATATTCCCGTCGAATCAACATTCAGCACCGACTTGTCTACCAGGTTCTGGAAGAGACAAGAACGGTGAAGATGCTGCGAATGTGGACGCATTATGAATAG
- a CDS encoding type II toxin-antitoxin system HigB family toxin → MHVIRKRAFEEATRRFPNDKTAIMDAYRVLNSGTFKTPEELKQIFPSIDNFKYKDKWYVIDIGGNNLRIMAMVLFTNQKFYVKHIVTHAEYDKLCRKYRKEK, encoded by the coding sequence ATGCACGTTATTCGCAAGAGGGCTTTCGAGGAGGCTACCAGAAGGTTCCCGAATGATAAAACAGCGATCATGGACGCTTACCGGGTCTTGAATAGTGGGACATTCAAAACCCCGGAGGAGCTGAAACAAATATTTCCAAGCATTGATAACTTCAAGTACAAGGACAAGTGGTACGTGATAGACATCGGCGGTAACAATCTGCGGATCATGGCGATGGTCCTATTCACCAACCAGAAATTCTACGTCAAACACATCGTCACGCACGCAGAATACGACAAGCTTTGCAGGAAATACAGAAAGGAGAAATGA
- a CDS encoding type II toxin-antitoxin system HigA family antitoxin codes for MNTATAKKLEASFLSFFKTAHRVIEIETEEDYEFALDLVEHLITKAEDREGEPLLRMIDMVADSIEKYENSLESVSNYIQEVETGDPGVSTLRVLIDQHNLSYSDLKEEIGSKSLVSQILSGSKNLTRTHIANLTRRFRISPELFF; via the coding sequence ATGAATACGGCGACAGCAAAAAAACTTGAAGCTTCGTTTCTCTCCTTCTTCAAAACTGCACACCGGGTAATTGAAATCGAAACCGAAGAAGACTACGAGTTCGCTCTGGATCTTGTCGAGCACTTGATTACGAAGGCCGAGGACCGTGAGGGGGAGCCGCTGCTTCGTATGATCGACATGGTTGCCGACTCAATCGAGAAGTACGAAAACAGCCTTGAGAGTGTGAGCAACTACATCCAAGAGGTTGAGACCGGCGACCCGGGAGTCTCAACGCTAAGAGTGCTCATTGATCAGCACAACCTGTCATATTCCGATCTGAAGGAAGAGATCGGCTCAAAATCTCTGGTATCTCAAATCCTGAGCGGATCGAAGAATTTAACCAGGACACACATCGCAAATCTGACAAGACGGTTCAGAATCAGCCCTGAACTATTTTTCTGA
- a CDS encoding bifunctional homocysteine S-methyltransferase/methylenetetrahydrofolate reductase produces MINADQRGKLFLERLASEIIIGDGAMGTLLYSRGVPLDANFEYLNLIDSDLVRGVHADYVDAGAQLLETNTFGANALRLGAIGLEKKVRVINEAGARLARAAAGPERFVAGAVGPLIRPRGESGEITPEQKKEVLREQMEALAQGGVDLFILETFSALDDLETALAIAGELGLPTVAQMAFLEEGRSREGVSAEEAARRLDAAGAAVLGANCGSGPRDLLKVLSRMGAVSALPLSAFANSGFPQYVDGRYIYLATPEYFAAMGREMAAAGASLVGGCCGTTPDHIRALARALAGAGPEPRPRRPRVETPVAGEKERREAAPKTFLDEWGRRPVVTVEIDPPRGIDCTKVLAAAHTLAGAGVDAISLAENPLARIRMGNLALGKKIQDETGAEVIVHVTCRDRNLIGLHSELMGAHLLGLRNILAVTGDPVSVGGEAGATSVFDLNSVGLLQLLSALNRGESLLGTDLGACSSFLLGAAFNPNLPSMDGQLRRLEKKVAAGARFVQTQPVYSREILDTLLERTAPQGIPVLVGILPLVSERNAEFLHNEVPGITLPDEVRRRMRGKSGESGVREGLDLAMELVEAGRGRVGGWYLMPPFGKVDLALELMAAIRRDWR; encoded by the coding sequence ATGATCAACGCGGATCAAAGAGGAAAACTGTTTCTCGAACGTCTGGCTTCCGAAATCATCATCGGCGACGGTGCCATGGGGACGCTCCTGTACAGTCGCGGGGTTCCTCTGGATGCCAATTTCGAATATCTCAATCTGATCGATTCCGACCTGGTGCGGGGCGTTCATGCCGATTACGTCGATGCCGGTGCCCAACTGCTCGAAACGAACACTTTCGGGGCAAACGCGCTACGGCTTGGGGCTATCGGCCTTGAGAAAAAGGTCCGGGTCATCAACGAGGCCGGCGCCCGACTTGCACGCGCCGCGGCCGGGCCGGAGCGGTTTGTCGCCGGGGCGGTGGGTCCCCTGATCCGCCCCCGCGGGGAATCGGGCGAAATCACCCCCGAGCAGAAGAAGGAAGTGCTGCGCGAGCAGATGGAAGCCTTGGCGCAGGGAGGGGTCGACCTTTTCATTCTCGAGACGTTCTCCGCCCTGGACGACCTGGAGACCGCCCTGGCCATTGCCGGAGAGCTCGGTCTCCCCACCGTTGCGCAGATGGCCTTTCTGGAGGAGGGGCGCTCCCGGGAAGGGGTGTCCGCCGAGGAAGCGGCCCGCCGCCTGGATGCCGCCGGCGCCGCCGTCCTGGGGGCCAACTGCGGCTCGGGCCCGCGGGATCTTCTCAAGGTTCTCTCCCGCATGGGGGCGGTTTCCGCTCTGCCGCTGTCGGCCTTCGCCAACTCCGGTTTTCCCCAGTACGTGGACGGGCGCTACATCTATCTGGCCACCCCCGAATATTTCGCCGCCATGGGGCGGGAGATGGCCGCGGCCGGCGCCTCCCTTGTGGGGGGATGCTGCGGAACCACTCCGGACCATATCCGAGCCCTGGCCCGGGCCCTTGCCGGAGCCGGACCGGAGCCTCGGCCGCGCCGGCCTCGGGTGGAGACTCCCGTCGCCGGGGAGAAGGAAAGGAGAGAGGCGGCTCCGAAAACCTTTCTCGACGAGTGGGGCCGGCGGCCGGTGGTGACGGTCGAAATCGATCCGCCGCGGGGAATCGACTGCACGAAGGTTCTGGCGGCGGCACACACCCTGGCCGGGGCGGGGGTGGACGCCATCAGCCTGGCGGAAAACCCCCTTGCCCGAATCCGGATGGGGAACCTGGCTCTCGGAAAGAAAATCCAGGATGAAACCGGCGCCGAGGTGATCGTTCATGTCACCTGCCGCGACCGCAATCTGATCGGCCTCCATTCGGAACTGATGGGCGCTCACCTGCTGGGGCTCCGCAATATCCTGGCTGTGACCGGAGATCCCGTATCCGTTGGAGGCGAGGCGGGGGCCACCAGCGTTTTCGATCTCAATTCCGTAGGGCTTCTGCAGCTTCTTTCCGCCTTGAACCGGGGAGAGAGTCTTCTCGGGACGGACCTCGGAGCTTGCAGCAGCTTTCTTCTCGGCGCCGCCTTCAATCCCAATCTGCCCAGCATGGACGGCCAGCTCAGGCGTCTGGAGAAAAAAGTCGCGGCGGGGGCACGCTTCGTGCAAACTCAGCCGGTTTATTCACGAGAGATTCTGGACACTCTGCTGGAGCGCACCGCACCGCAGGGCATCCCGGTCCTGGTGGGAATTCTCCCTCTGGTGAGCGAGCGCAACGCCGAGTTCCTGCATAACGAGGTGCCCGGGATCACCCTGCCGGACGAGGTGCGCCGGCGCATGCGGGGCAAAAGCGGCGAGTCGGGGGTCCGGGAGGGATTGGATCTCGCCATGGAACTGGTGGAGGCCGGCAGGGGAAGGGTCGGCGGCTGGTATCTCATGCCGCCTTTCGGCAAGGTGGATCTGGCATTGGAACTGATGGCGGCTATTCGCCGGGATTGGCGGTAA
- the grxC gene encoding glutaredoxin 3, whose protein sequence is MKKVEIYTKSYCPYCKRAKELLRIKGVEFTEYDVTTDPVKEQEMHRRAGRQTVPEIFVDGDLLGGCDDLFDLDEKGELNGILGLTANPGE, encoded by the coding sequence ATGAAAAAGGTCGAAATCTACACGAAGAGCTATTGCCCTTACTGCAAAAGAGCCAAGGAACTTCTGCGCATCAAGGGCGTGGAGTTCACCGAGTACGACGTCACCACCGATCCGGTCAAGGAGCAGGAAATGCACCGCCGCGCGGGACGGCAAACGGTGCCGGAAATTTTCGTGGACGGCGACCTGCTGGGTGGATGTGACGACCTCTTCGACCTGGACGAAAAGGGCGAACTGAACGGAATCCTGGGCCTTACCGCCAATCCCGGCGAATAG
- a CDS encoding FAD-dependent oxidoreductase → MSQVVFSSWGRNIVDNRQGGSSETEIFQKKLPVTYDGDRPWSAFMGWDGVILTSPGVDVVAMAAEYARRVQENYCCAKCTPGKRGTRVMQDTLARIVSGHGEERDLATIESIAGLLENCKCTLCMTSAVPVLDTVKHFRDDYLAYIRGERKPKPASYKVKLTAPCQDKCPAHIDIPAYIETIKDRRYGHSLSVIRESMPLPAVCGRVCPHPCETACRRKNVDEPINIMVLKRTAADYEWKHHKTPPMQPKPRRDKTVAVVGAGPAGLAAAYYLALEGYPVTIYEALPEGFGGGMIAVGIPAYRMPRHLLQRDIDIISSLGVEIIYSTRIGKDIPLAELKEKYDAVFLAPGAHRSKPMGVEGEDKGYEGFLPGGIDFLREAYMGQPTGMGKKVVVVGGGNTAIDCVRVALREGAEDSILVYRRTRKEMPADSWEVDGAEEEGVQFEFLVNPTRIVTENNKVVGVEVVKMALGEPDESGRRRPAPVPGSEYVIECDTVIPAIGQDPDLSFIPEDLGIDITRWNTVVTKHLPLKNAADRELKDGMGNPLSRTLITDLDGVFAGGDAEIGPLTVVACVGSGHRAARVIQRYLEEGQVYLSDDDIMEDILSHLGVYDKNEEVPVLDAAARENQAEIHGRQRASFKNYSEVELGLKDSQAVREAERCLRCYRVAMMAV, encoded by the coding sequence TTGTCTCAGGTCGTATTTTCCAGCTGGGGAAGAAACATCGTCGATAACCGCCAGGGAGGCAGCAGCGAAACTGAGATTTTTCAGAAGAAGCTGCCGGTGACCTACGACGGCGATCGCCCGTGGTCCGCCTTTATGGGATGGGATGGGGTGATCCTCACCAGCCCGGGAGTGGATGTGGTGGCCATGGCCGCCGAATATGCCAGGCGGGTCCAGGAGAATTACTGCTGCGCTAAATGCACCCCCGGAAAGCGCGGCACCCGCGTCATGCAGGATACCCTCGCCCGCATCGTCTCCGGCCATGGGGAAGAGCGTGATCTGGCGACCATCGAAAGTATCGCCGGACTGCTGGAGAATTGCAAATGCACCCTCTGCATGACCTCCGCGGTGCCGGTGCTGGATACGGTCAAGCATTTCCGCGACGATTATCTCGCCTATATCCGCGGCGAGCGCAAACCGAAGCCGGCATCCTATAAGGTCAAACTTACCGCGCCGTGCCAGGACAAGTGTCCTGCCCACATCGACATTCCGGCCTATATTGAAACGATCAAGGACCGCCGCTACGGCCACTCCCTCTCCGTGATCCGGGAAAGCATGCCGCTGCCGGCGGTCTGCGGCCGGGTCTGCCCGCATCCCTGTGAAACCGCCTGCCGTCGCAAGAATGTGGATGAGCCGATCAATATCATGGTTCTCAAGCGCACGGCGGCCGATTACGAGTGGAAGCACCACAAGACTCCGCCGATGCAGCCCAAGCCTCGCAGGGACAAGACCGTGGCCGTGGTCGGGGCCGGGCCGGCCGGACTGGCGGCGGCCTATTACCTGGCCCTCGAAGGGTATCCCGTCACCATTTACGAGGCGCTTCCCGAAGGCTTCGGCGGCGGTATGATCGCCGTGGGCATTCCCGCCTACCGGATGCCGCGTCATCTTCTGCAACGAGATATCGACATCATCAGCAGCCTCGGGGTGGAGATCATCTACAGCACCCGGATCGGCAAGGATATCCCACTGGCCGAGCTGAAGGAAAAATACGACGCCGTTTTCCTCGCTCCCGGCGCCCATCGCTCCAAGCCCATGGGGGTTGAAGGCGAGGACAAGGGGTACGAAGGCTTTCTTCCCGGCGGCATCGATTTTCTCCGCGAGGCCTACATGGGACAGCCGACCGGCATGGGCAAGAAGGTCGTGGTGGTCGGCGGCGGCAACACCGCCATCGACTGCGTACGCGTCGCGCTGCGAGAAGGGGCGGAAGATTCCATCCTGGTGTATCGCCGGACCCGCAAGGAGATGCCGGCCGATTCCTGGGAAGTGGACGGAGCCGAAGAGGAAGGGGTTCAGTTCGAATTTCTGGTCAATCCGACCCGCATCGTCACCGAGAACAACAAGGTCGTCGGCGTGGAGGTGGTCAAAATGGCGCTCGGCGAGCCGGACGAATCAGGACGCCGCCGCCCCGCGCCGGTCCCCGGAAGTGAATATGTCATCGAATGTGATACGGTCATTCCGGCCATCGGCCAGGATCCCGACCTCTCCTTCATTCCCGAGGACCTGGGGATCGACATCACCCGCTGGAATACCGTTGTCACCAAGCACCTCCCCCTGAAGAATGCGGCCGACCGGGAGCTGAAGGACGGCATGGGCAACCCTCTTTCCCGAACTCTGATTACCGACCTCGACGGGGTCTTTGCCGGCGGGGATGCCGAAATCGGCCCTCTCACCGTCGTGGCATGCGTCGGCAGCGGGCACCGGGCCGCCCGGGTCATCCAGCGCTATCTCGAAGAGGGGCAGGTCTATCTCAGCGACGACGATATCATGGAAGATATCCTCTCCCACCTCGGGGTTTACGACAAGAATGAAGAGGTTCCCGTACTCGATGCCGCCGCCAGGGAAAACCAGGCGGAGATCCACGGGCGGCAGCGGGCGAGCTTCAAGAACTACTCCGAGGTGGAACTCGGGCTCAAGGACAGTCAGGCGGTTCGGGAAGCGGAGCGGTGTCTGCGGTGCTACCGTGTGGCCATGATGGCGGTATAA